In Silene latifolia isolate original U9 population chromosome X, ASM4854445v1, whole genome shotgun sequence, the following proteins share a genomic window:
- the LOC141617258 gene encoding uncharacterized protein LOC141617258 — translation MFQLFHKLKKVRHSLQLLHKKDFSNIFDKVQVLRKQLDNCQTVLQADLFSLELLEKEKDMAKQYAALSKQELDILFQRAKVHNIKKGDCPSSFFFSKAALRKHHNTIGMIQDKGGTLRYGIENVNCAFVEYYTELLRGSPPVEPIPDRILSAGPKVNVAAGDALIAPITRTEIKQALFIEEYFKKGRMMRKVNTTLLALVPKKEVPLTVQDFRPIACCSVVYKTIRKILANRLPQGYNQGLISPRCLIKVDIRKAFDSLQWDIIRQMFHGLGFPPQFVKWIIGCITSTWFSLKINGALSVFFPG, via the exons ATGTTTCAGTTGTTTCACAAGCTGAAGAAAGTGCGCCATTCTCTTCAACTCCTACACAAAAAAGACTTCTCAAACATCTTTGATAAAGTACAAGtccttaggaagcagttggataaTTGCCAGACTGTACTCCAAGCTGACTTGTTCTCTCTTGAATTACTTGAAAAAGAAAAAGACATGGCTAAACAATATGCTGCTTTAAGCAAGCAGGAATTGGATATCTTATTTCAAAGAGCAAAGGTGCACAACATTAAGAAAGGAGATTGCCCATCAAGCTTCTTCTTTTCTAAAGCTGCCCTGAGGAAGCATCACAACACTATTGGTATGATACAGGACAAGGGGGGTACTCTCAGATATGGTATTGAAAATGTAAACTGTGCTTTTGTTGAATATTATACTGAGCTTCTTAGAGGGTCTCCTCCAGTGGAGCCAATACCTGATAGAATACTTTCTGCTGGCCCTAAAGTGAATGTAGCTGCTGGTGATGCTCTTATTGCTCCCATTACCAGAACTGAGATTAAACAAGCTTTGTTTA TTGAGGAGTACTTCAAAAAAGGGAGAATGATGAGGAAGGTAAACACTACTCTTCTTGCTTTGGTTCCCAAGAAAGAGGTACCTCTTACTGTCCAGGATTTTAGACCTATAGCATGCTGTTCTGTGGTGTATAAGACTATTAGAAAGATCTTAGCTAATAGGCTTCCGCAA GGGTACAATCAAGGCTTAATATCTCCTAGGTGTTTAATCAAGGTTGATATTAGAAAGGCCTTTGATTCTCTTCAATGGGACATCATAAGGCAGATGTTCCATGGTTTGGGATTCCCTCCTCAATTTGTCAAGTGGATTATAGGCTGCATTACTTCTACTTGGTTTTCTTTGAAGATTAATGGTGCACTTAGTGTTTTCTTCCCTGGTTAG
- the LOC141617259 gene encoding uncharacterized protein LOC141617259, with product MGASFLTSKSKPHHDESWRAILKVRDYLLDTTGDQNAAQVMLNSCVLKGHFVVRKAYDIFWTKHQKLGWTRVLSYSEILPKHRICIFQATQKVLSTVDRISTRGYPLVNWCCLCKCALESHRHLFFRCQYSQHVRRLMLQWLGFHGSWSALDLKDWLYRLLHKNYLPNWKIILISSCLDGLVFVIWEERNNRIFNGCIRSPELVATQLQWVLKTRLPVSSVS from the coding sequence ATGGGGGCTTCATTTTTGACCTCTAAAAGTAAGCCTCATCATGATGAAAGTTGGAGAGCTATCCTAAAAGTTAGAGACTATCTATTGGATACTACAGGTGATCAGAATGCTGCTCAGGTCATGCTTAACTCGTGTGTCTTGAAGGGTCACTTTGTAGTCAGGAAAGCTTATGATATTTTTTGGACCAAGCATCAGAAACTTGGTTGGACCAGAGTGTTATCCTACTCTGAGATTCTTCCCAAGCATCGAATATGTATTTTCCAGGCTACTCAAAAAGTTCTATCTACTGTAGACAGGATAAGTACTCGTGGTTATCCTCTAGTCAACTGGTGTTGCCTGTGCAAGTGTGCTCTTGAGTCTCATAGGCACCTATTTTTCCGCTGCCAGTATTCTCAGCATGTCCGTAGACTGATGCTACAATGGCTTGGCTTCCATGGCTCATGGTCTGCTCTTGATTTGAAGGACTGGTTATACAGGCTTTTGCATAAGAATTACCTACCCAACTGGAAGATTATCCTTATTTCAAGTTGCCTGGAtggtttggtttttgttatttgggAGGAGAGGAATAACCGTATCTTCAATGGTTGCATCAGGAGTCCTGAACTTGTTGCTACTCAGCTTCAGTGGGTCTTAAAAACTCGTCTTCCAGTTAGCAGTGTTTCTTAA